From the Oceanicaulis alexandrii DSM 11625 genome, one window contains:
- a CDS encoding energy transducer TonB, translated as MASIIRLLVGVPIAAVITFLLFMLMQRLILTDEVELEPARDELAISISEEVEDLSVRQREVTMDDVNEVEPPPPPPQIERQVAEAPAEDMNTIAGEIPEFDAPDLGSGDVSFDVSDRDAQPMVRIPPQYPPRAAERGVEGSCLMQFDVTPDGTPTNIVALDCTSSLFERSSIRAVERWRYEPRIENGNAVWRRGVQTSLDYQLAD; from the coding sequence ATGGCTAGTATAATCCGTCTTCTCGTCGGCGTACCCATCGCCGCCGTGATCACCTTCCTGCTGTTCATGCTGATGCAGCGCCTGATCCTGACTGACGAAGTCGAGCTGGAACCGGCGCGGGATGAACTGGCGATCTCTATTTCCGAGGAAGTGGAAGATCTTTCAGTCCGTCAGCGTGAAGTCACCATGGATGACGTGAACGAGGTCGAACCTCCGCCCCCGCCGCCCCAGATCGAGCGGCAAGTGGCTGAGGCTCCGGCTGAGGACATGAACACCATCGCTGGTGAGATTCCTGAGTTTGACGCGCCGGATCTGGGCAGCGGGGATGTCAGCTTTGACGTTTCCGACCGTGACGCCCAGCCGATGGTGCGCATCCCGCCGCAATATCCGCCCCGGGCGGCTGAGCGCGGCGTGGAAGGCAGCTGCCTGATGCAGTTTGACGTGACGCCGGATGGGACGCCGACGAACATTGTGGCGCTGGATTGCACCAGCTCCCTGTTTGAACGCTCCAGCATCCGGGCCGTGGAACGCTGGCGGTATGAACCCAGGATCGAAAACGGCAACGCGGTCTGGCGTCGGGGCGTGCAAACGTCTCTCGACTACCAGCTGGCTGACTAG
- a CDS encoding ExbD/TolR family protein, translating to MARRQSRVLQDDEEVQLDMTPMLDVVFILLIFFIVTAVFVKEPGVEILRPETQIQDREKPTLLVAVTANDEIYVDGNVYELAQLRNAFEQLREENPRAEAMIQGDSGAPAGTVLDVQELLMDMDIPVKISTEEG from the coding sequence ATGGCTCGCCGACAAAGCCGCGTGCTGCAAGATGACGAAGAAGTCCAGCTGGACATGACGCCGATGCTCGACGTCGTGTTCATCCTGCTCATCTTCTTCATTGTGACAGCCGTGTTCGTTAAGGAGCCGGGCGTCGAGATCCTGCGACCTGAAACCCAAATTCAGGACCGTGAGAAACCGACCCTGCTCGTGGCCGTGACGGCCAATGACGAAATCTATGTGGACGGAAATGTTTACGAGCTCGCGCAGCTTCGTAACGCGTTCGAACAGCTCCGGGAGGAGAACCCCCGCGCCGAAGCCATGATCCAGGGTGATAGTGGTGCGCCGGCGGGGACGGTTCTCGATGTCCAGGAATTGCTGATGGACATGGACATTCCCGTCAAAATCTCAACCGAGGAAGGATAG